One Halolamina litorea genomic window carries:
- a CDS encoding DUF5995 family protein: protein MHLAVGPLTPRNARAAAAAFGSDPVPPGEGTVDLLDLLDPPYADPADAHRRLALLERRLVRAGDRRAVFLTVYGAVTAQVRRELAAERFRDPAWVADYLTAFANRYRTALLAYERSRRDRVPGSWLLAFDAAISGETLVTQDAVLGINAHVTHDLALALTDVGIDPRPARRADHDAVNAVLASLVDVEQALLASRYAPGLADLDAAGGRLDERLAFLTLAEGRDWAWQCAVALADRGPAVDRAVRWLLETVARGAGRLILQPPPDQFAALERAEEG from the coding sequence GTGCATCTCGCCGTCGGACCCCTGACGCCCCGTAATGCCCGTGCGGCCGCCGCCGCGTTCGGGAGCGACCCAGTCCCGCCGGGTGAGGGGACCGTCGACCTGTTGGACCTCCTCGATCCCCCGTACGCCGACCCGGCGGACGCTCACAGACGGCTCGCGCTGCTCGAACGCCGACTCGTTCGTGCGGGCGACCGCCGCGCGGTTTTCCTCACCGTCTACGGGGCAGTGACGGCACAGGTCCGCCGTGAACTCGCTGCCGAGCGGTTCCGCGACCCGGCGTGGGTCGCCGACTACCTCACGGCGTTCGCGAACCGCTATCGGACCGCCCTGCTCGCGTACGAGCGGTCCCGTCGCGACCGCGTCCCTGGATCGTGGCTGCTCGCGTTCGACGCCGCGATCTCGGGGGAGACGCTCGTCACACAGGACGCCGTTCTCGGCATCAACGCCCACGTCACGCACGACCTGGCGCTCGCGCTCACCGACGTGGGCATCGACCCGCGTCCGGCGCGGCGAGCCGACCACGACGCCGTCAACGCGGTGCTCGCCTCGTTGGTCGACGTCGAGCAGGCGCTGCTCGCCTCCCGGTACGCGCCGGGGCTGGCCGACCTCGACGCCGCTGGGGGTCGACTCGACGAACGGCTTGCCTTCCTCACGCTTGCGGAGGGCCGTGACTGGGCGTGGCAGTGTGCCGTCGCGCTCGCCGACCGCGGCCCCGCTGTGGACCGGGCCGTCCGCTGGCTGCTCGAAACGGTCGCACGGGGTGCGGGCCGCCTCATCCTCCAGCCGCCGCCCGACCAGTTCGCGGCGCTCGAACGTGCCGAAGAGGGGTAG
- a CDS encoding glycosyltransferase family 2 protein codes for MKPERVTLAGAAVILVVTALATVAPWVTPGLIDWPGLFELLVVGTTALFTATALAWVVLTYVIGAGYESPEPVHGADDIHVRILTVDAESVVQSTVDSLAAAFDDVHVIAEDAIDVAGAEVHVVPDGFEADAVRKGRAIEWARQHVDHDREMVLYLDEDSLLTSFEGLPDADVVQLRERPRRTGSVLSYLADVYRMGVQIEQRAFARLSVPLFAWGGGIAVRSEVEDEVTWDRETIVEDTAFVWAAAQRVPDFSFELATATCANEAPPSLSEITQQRRRWAAGNVRAAAELPVRYQLLTRLRNYAWALSPIVTLVVVPLTILGVGVAATGAFAMLSVALGLLTVFWFLRGVLYYGGTKLAWAAAVPLAPVVTVVHSMGTVAGILDPPEEFRVTEKVGES; via the coding sequence ATGAAACCCGAACGTGTCACCCTCGCCGGGGCCGCGGTGATCCTCGTCGTGACCGCGCTGGCGACTGTCGCGCCGTGGGTAACGCCCGGTCTGATCGACTGGCCCGGGCTGTTCGAACTGCTGGTCGTCGGGACCACGGCCCTGTTCACGGCGACGGCGCTGGCGTGGGTCGTCCTGACCTACGTGATCGGCGCGGGCTACGAGTCCCCCGAACCGGTCCACGGCGCCGACGACATCCACGTCCGCATCCTGACCGTCGATGCCGAGTCGGTGGTGCAGTCGACCGTCGACTCGCTGGCCGCGGCGTTCGACGACGTGCACGTGATCGCCGAGGACGCCATCGACGTGGCGGGCGCCGAGGTCCACGTCGTCCCCGACGGCTTCGAGGCCGACGCCGTCCGGAAGGGCCGGGCGATCGAGTGGGCGCGGCAGCACGTCGATCACGACCGCGAGATGGTGCTCTACCTCGACGAGGACAGCCTGCTCACGTCCTTCGAGGGGCTGCCCGACGCCGACGTGGTTCAACTCCGGGAGCGACCGCGCCGGACCGGCTCGGTGCTCTCCTACCTCGCGGACGTCTACCGGATGGGCGTCCAGATCGAGCAGCGGGCGTTCGCGCGGCTCTCGGTGCCGCTGTTCGCGTGGGGCGGCGGCATCGCCGTCCGGAGCGAGGTCGAGGACGAGGTGACGTGGGACCGCGAGACCATCGTCGAGGACACCGCGTTCGTCTGGGCGGCCGCCCAGCGGGTTCCCGACTTCAGCTTCGAACTCGCGACGGCGACGTGTGCCAACGAGGCGCCGCCGTCGCTTTCGGAGATCACTCAACAGCGCCGGCGTTGGGCCGCGGGGAACGTCCGCGCCGCCGCGGAGCTCCCGGTCCGGTATCAGCTCCTGACCCGCCTGCGGAACTACGCGTGGGCGCTCTCGCCGATCGTCACACTAGTCGTCGTCCCGCTGACGATCCTCGGCGTCGGCGTCGCCGCGACCGGCGCGTTCGCGATGCTCTCGGTCGCGCTGGGGCTGCTCACCGTCTTCTGGTTCCTCCGAGGGGTGCTCTACTACGGGGGGACAAAGCTGGCGTGGGCGGCGGCAGTGCCGCTGGCGCCGGTCGTCACCGTCGTCCACTCTATGGGGACGGTCGCGGGGATCCTCGACCCGCCCGAGGAGTTCCGCGTGACCGAAAAGGTGGGCGAGTCGTAA
- a CDS encoding universal stress protein: MYDDILVATDGSEATLGAVTNALSLAERYDATVHALYVVDVRAINVGEEAFDDKPVIDTLTGRGERATAEIRRRAEKRGLEAVTTVDPGTPAPRIRRYVADHGIDLVSMGTRGRSGIARHLLGSVAESVLRDATVPVLTTRSEAASEGDYREILLPVDGSEATGRAADHAFDIAARYDARVHALSVVDAGLSRSGDLLAALETESEAAVETAESRGAAAGVDVVSEVREGTPDACVTEYADEHGIDLLVTGVHERRGLDRFLHRNAVDRLVRTADCPVLTVPKPAEK; the protein is encoded by the coding sequence ATGTACGACGATATCCTCGTCGCCACCGACGGGAGCGAGGCCACCCTCGGCGCGGTGACGAACGCGCTGAGCCTCGCCGAGCGGTACGACGCGACCGTCCACGCCCTCTACGTCGTCGACGTACGGGCGATCAACGTCGGCGAGGAGGCGTTCGACGACAAGCCCGTGATCGACACCCTGACCGGCCGGGGCGAGCGCGCGACCGCCGAGATCCGCCGGCGCGCCGAGAAGCGCGGGCTGGAGGCCGTGACGACCGTCGACCCGGGGACGCCCGCGCCGCGCATCCGGCGCTACGTCGCCGACCACGGGATCGACCTCGTCTCGATGGGGACCCGAGGCCGGAGCGGCATCGCGCGCCACCTCCTCGGTAGCGTCGCCGAGTCGGTCCTCCGGGACGCGACGGTACCGGTGTTGACCACCCGGAGCGAGGCGGCGAGCGAGGGCGACTACAGGGAGATCCTGCTGCCCGTCGACGGCAGCGAGGCGACCGGGCGGGCGGCCGACCACGCCTTCGACATCGCGGCGCGCTACGACGCTCGGGTCCACGCGCTCTCGGTCGTCGACGCCGGCCTCTCGCGGTCGGGGGACCTGCTCGCGGCGCTCGAAACGGAGTCCGAGGCGGCCGTCGAGACCGCCGAGTCCCGCGGCGCCGCGGCCGGCGTCGACGTGGTGAGCGAGGTCCGGGAGGGGACGCCCGACGCCTGCGTCACCGAGTACGCCGACGAACACGGGATCGACCTGCTGGTGACGGGCGTCCACGAACGCCGGGGGCTGGATCGGTTCCTCCACCGGAACGCGGTGGACCGACTGGTCCGGACCGCCGACTGCCCCGTGCTGACGGTGCCGAAGCCGGCCGAGAAGTGA
- a CDS encoding zinc-dependent alcohol dehydrogenase family protein has translation MRAAVLREYGEPLDVTEVPDPEPAPDGAVVAVEACGICRSDWHAWQGHGEWADDQVPLDYVLGHEPAGRVVAVGEDVSRFSEGDRVVVPFSLGCGGCGECRTGHGNTCENGLALGFDEDVPGAFAEQVAVPHAEHNLQILPDGVSFRDVAAVGCRYMTAFHALAHRADVGGGDWVAVHGCGGVGLSAVQIADALGARPIAVDVNDEALARAAGVGASETVNGGDVDVVDQIHELTDGGAAISVDALGRAETARNSVRSLRQRGTHVQVGLTTDAEKGEVSLPTDWMTRWEIDWLGSRGMPPARFDELLAMVDDGSLDPGKLVGREVDLEDVSGRLAAMTTYDTEGIEILTF, from the coding sequence ATGCGCGCCGCAGTCCTCCGCGAGTACGGCGAACCGCTCGACGTGACCGAGGTTCCGGACCCTGAGCCAGCGCCGGACGGCGCCGTCGTCGCCGTCGAGGCCTGCGGCATCTGCCGCAGCGACTGGCACGCCTGGCAGGGCCACGGCGAGTGGGCCGACGATCAGGTGCCGCTCGACTACGTGCTGGGTCACGAGCCCGCCGGCCGCGTCGTCGCCGTCGGCGAGGACGTGAGCCGATTCAGCGAGGGCGACCGCGTCGTCGTCCCGTTCAGCCTCGGCTGCGGCGGCTGTGGCGAGTGTCGGACTGGCCACGGGAACACCTGCGAGAACGGCCTCGCGCTGGGGTTCGACGAAGACGTACCGGGCGCGTTCGCCGAGCAGGTTGCCGTCCCCCACGCCGAGCACAACCTCCAGATCCTCCCTGACGGCGTCAGCTTCCGCGACGTAGCGGCCGTTGGCTGCCGGTACATGACGGCGTTCCACGCGCTCGCTCACCGCGCCGACGTGGGCGGCGGCGACTGGGTCGCGGTTCACGGCTGCGGCGGCGTCGGCCTCTCGGCGGTTCAGATCGCCGACGCGCTCGGGGCCCGCCCCATCGCCGTCGACGTGAACGACGAGGCGCTCGCCCGCGCGGCCGGGGTGGGCGCGAGCGAAACCGTGAACGGCGGCGACGTCGACGTTGTCGATCAGATCCACGAGCTCACCGACGGCGGCGCCGCGATCAGCGTCGACGCCCTCGGCCGCGCCGAGACGGCGCGCAACTCGGTCCGCTCTCTGCGCCAGCGCGGCACCCACGTACAGGTCGGGCTGACGACCGACGCCGAGAAAGGGGAGGTGTCGCTCCCGACTGACTGGATGACCCGCTGGGAGATCGACTGGCTCGGCTCCCGCGGGATGCCGCCCGCGCGCTTCGACGAACTGCTCGCGATGGTCGACGACGGTAGCCTCGACCCCGGAAAGCTGGTCGGCCGGGAAGTCGACCTTGAGGATGTCTCGGGCCGCCTCGCGGCGATGACGACCTACGACACCGAGGGGATCGAGATACTCACCTTCTAA
- a CDS encoding NAD(P)/FAD-dependent oxidoreductase: MATIGVVGAGAAAAAATFVVDEALPDADVTVFEKSGGLCGRAATRRHGDLTYDYGANYVKSDSERVSELLTETLDDDGLVDVTERINTFDESGEVTEGREPDGHKWSYRQGLTQIAKRLFGRTDAEIHRRTRIETLRRGDDETWTVVDTDGEAYGPFDALVLNPPAPQTAELLRSAEWESPVKEPLIDAVADVPFRTVWTAVLHYPFELDLPYYGLVNTDKDHEVGWISREECKAGHVPDGESLLVVQANHEWSVEHYDDDPAANVDALAAHTAEIVGDERLTAPDWSDSQGWRYALPDEGALAGPLDSAREEGLYCTGDWVGGEARVHVALENGLEVGEELVFGR; this comes from the coding sequence ATGGCCACCATCGGAGTCGTCGGCGCGGGTGCCGCCGCCGCCGCGGCGACGTTCGTCGTCGACGAGGCGCTCCCCGACGCAGACGTGACCGTCTTCGAGAAGTCCGGCGGCCTCTGTGGCCGCGCGGCCACCCGCCGCCACGGGGACCTGACCTACGACTACGGCGCGAACTACGTCAAATCCGATAGTGAGCGCGTCAGCGAACTCCTGACCGAAACGCTCGACGACGACGGCCTCGTCGACGTGACCGAGCGCATCAACACCTTCGACGAGAGCGGCGAGGTCACCGAGGGCCGCGAACCCGACGGCCACAAGTGGTCCTACCGGCAGGGGCTCACACAGATCGCCAAACGACTGTTCGGTCGGACCGACGCCGAAATCCACCGGCGGACCCGAATCGAGACGCTGCGGCGCGGCGACGACGAGACGTGGACCGTCGTCGACACCGACGGCGAGGCGTACGGGCCGTTCGACGCGCTCGTTCTCAATCCGCCGGCGCCCCAGACCGCGGAACTGCTCCGCAGTGCGGAGTGGGAGTCGCCCGTGAAGGAACCCCTCATCGACGCCGTCGCCGACGTACCGTTCCGGACGGTCTGGACCGCCGTGCTGCACTACCCCTTCGAGCTGGATCTGCCGTACTACGGCCTCGTGAACACCGACAAGGACCACGAGGTCGGCTGGATCTCCCGCGAGGAGTGCAAGGCGGGCCACGTCCCGGACGGCGAGTCGCTGCTCGTCGTGCAGGCCAACCACGAGTGGTCCGTCGAACACTACGACGACGACCCCGCCGCGAACGTCGACGCGCTCGCGGCCCACACGGCCGAAATCGTCGGCGACGAACGGCTCACAGCGCCGGACTGGAGCGACAGTCAGGGCTGGCGCTACGCGCTGCCCGACGAGGGCGCGCTGGCAGGGCCACTCGACTCCGCACGGGAGGAGGGGCTCTACTGCACCGGCGACTGGGTCGGCGGCGAGGCCCGGGTCCACGTCGCACTGGAGAACGGGCTGGAAGTCGGCGAGGAACTCGTCTTCGGCCGTTAG